CTCTCACACTTTCCAGGGGAGGACATGTTTGCCGTGTGAACACAGCACAATTCTTTCACTGTTCTTGTACTtcaagtgtttttttctgagtaaaactaaaataatcTCAAGCTTGTTTAGTTTTATATTCATACATTTTTAGCTACTTCTGAtgtgtgtgtaaatattttctgatcGTTCAACCAGCAGCTGATTTCACCAGATCTACTTCACCATTAATCTCATTTTGCAAAAGGTCAAggccaaaaggaaaaaatttaattttgatagTTCTGATTGTCTCCTCTTCAAGCATTCAAAGTGGGGCCCCTTAAGtgtgagaggagagaaaagatgAGCTCAGCCCCAGAAATGAGCTTTCCAAAGACAAGCTGTTGAGACATGCCTGGTGCCAGACTGCATTATTGCATAGTCCTTTTAGTCCACATCTAATGAGAAAATGGCAACCCCTAACTCCCATGGAAAAGTaactaaaataaacttttcccTGCAGTTTGTCATAGAAAAGGCACAAACACAAAAGTAATAAGATGCTTAGGCTACATTGCTGCTTTGGATTGGGAGTTTAAGAATAATTACAAATTACTGAAAAGTTGCACTTCTATTTCTAGTCCCCTAAATCAAAACCTTTTCGTCTATGTAATTCTAGAGTCATATCATGTGAGTACTACAAACCAGTATTTAAGCCTTTGCAGCCAAAATATGTCTTCCATGGAGTAATCATATGACAGATATCAGTCATTATTAACAATTCTTCATTAGTAAtcattataaaattatattttaaattactaaaaaataaaaaaaaattttgcaagTACCAAATATAAAACCTAGAATATTTCATACggagtattttctttaattctccTTGGTATTTAAATTGCAATGTGTAGAACTGTCTTTTCCCATGATTAATTTTTGAACACCTGCACCAAACGAATATTCCAAGTTGATTTTTAATGCAAttcaaactttaatttttttccctgaagaatGTCTGGAAGataagaaaaaggagaggaatgGAACCAGATCCCCTGTAAAAAGGCAGTTTCACCAACAGCCTcgattttcctttttcaaaatatccaagaacaaacacaaaatagCTACTGTAGAGTTTGTGGttcttcctggagctgctgtcttATGGGGCTCCCCAGCCTCTGTGGCCCCCAGCTGTCCTTCACCCACGAGCCAGCCACATCTGGCTCCATGGCAGGGACTCACCCCATGCACCTCATTCCCAGTCCTTCACCTCTCAGGGAAGGATCAGAGTCTTCCTGCCTGCTGTCAAGATGCTGCTGCCTAAGGGCAGACAAAAAGATTGCTTCTCAAGCTCAGTGAAAATTACATCATTGCTTGTCCCTAATGGGAGATTGGATTAGAAAGGAGTGCTGGGGGAAGTCACTGTTctcctcctggtgctgctggcatcACGGGCTGGTCAGCGTGGGCATGATGACAGGCAATAACAAAATTATCCAGACCTTTCTGCGTGCAAACAGCAGGGTTAGCAcaacatcctgcagcagcaaggaaGCCTGACTGCCCTCTGCATGAAGAAATACCTCCTGAGTCTTCTCAAGTTTCCAATCTTTCATTACATTCCTATGGTATTTGATGGAACCAGATGAGATAGACACAAGGGAACACTTTGttataaaattagaaaaaattacTAATGCTGAGCTTCACATTTCCTGTTATAGGCTAAGTGATGATCTTAAGGGCACAATTACTTGTCCAGTAGAATTTTTAGAACAAGCTCTGTTGTCATATATTCACATATATTGATGGCCAGTAATTTTAGAACAGTGTGTATTAGATATCCACACATGTCAAGCGCTCctggccaggcaggagggaagaaggcaggggctgaggagtGTGTGCAGAGTCACATTTCTGATCTGACCCACACTCTGCAATGGGACTGTGTTTTTTCAAACCCTGTTTATTGCCTCACCCTGTTCATTCTACTCTCTGCCTCATCTGTGTCTTTAAGCACATTCCCAAAACACAAGAATATAATGTTTGTAACAGCAGCTGTATCTCCAACATGGTACAAAGCTGAGCATCAACATAACATTTGTCTAAGTGAAAGACACAAAAGGGAAGTGCAGTTTGCTGTTCCCTAAAAGCTTCCTTCGTATTTTATGGAAGATTGTTTCCTCCAGACTCAGGTCAGCTTCAGGATACAACAGCTTGTTGCTGCCTGGGGCCCAAGGGCCTGGCAGCTGTTTCCAGGGGTTTTGCTCATCCCCTTTCCTCTTGCCACAGGGAGCAGGCTGCAGTGGAGCACAGCTGCCTCCATGATGGTGTTTGCATGGCTGTTTGCTGCCTTCTGGGCTGTGATGCccttgctgggctggggagaaTACGACTACGAGCCCCTCCGAACCTGCTGCACCCTGGACTACAGCaaaggggacaggtgagggccagggccagctcccacaggagcagaggggagccTGCCATCCCTTGGGGTGGCCTTGGGGGCACACAaacccccagctgtgcccacagctgtTCCTGGGGCAGATGTgtctccagcagctgggacaaGGCTGGCATTTCCCGAGGCTGGCTGCACTCACATGGTGGCACATGGAACAGCCAAAGTCATGTTCCTCTGGGGGACAGGCTGGTGCTCAGCTTCCTGCCACTCCCTCAATCATACATCTTTTCTGGATTTAGGGCTTGAAACCCTTTCAGAACGCTTCTGGCTTTATGCAGGCCAGCACAGATGTCTGAGTGTGATGTTTGGGTTCAGAATACAAACACCTGTTGTGATTTTCTACAATGCAATCCATCCCACACACAATAGCATGGCACAGCTTAACTGGCCTTCAGGAAATGCTGCACCTGAAGCACACTGACAAAAGTGGTtttagcaattttaaaattaaaatttggaaaatacttACAGCAAGTTTACAAAGATGCACTAGAGTTGAATTAAcaccctctttttttcttccctcctcacctTTCCCAGAAACTATGTCACATTCCTTTTTGCTCTGTCCACTTTTAATTTCATGATCCCAGGCTTCATCATGCTGACAGCCTATCAGTCCATACACCAAAAGTTCAGGAAAACTGGGCACTTTAAGGTAAGAAAGCTCCCTGAACCCCTGCAATCACATTAACAAAATAGGGCTGCATTCAgtagagatgaaaaaaaattattgctttcACAAAGGCTTTGACTCAGCTCCTTCTGTCCCAACTCTCCAGTCCTACTTGAGCAGGAGGGTAGTGCAACACAGGATGTGCCATTCAGAAAGTTCATGGAAACACCATCCTTGGAAATGTCAGCATTTTACCAGACAGCCACATTTACCCCAACCTAGTGCTGTAAACCCACCCCCATAAAAGAGGGAGATGGAGCAGTGATCCTGAATATTTCCCTCTGTTAACAAACTCTCCTAAAAAAACTAACACAGAGcatacagaatattttccaATAGCATATCAGTGTTTATCCAGAGAAATTTATCTCAGGAAGGATTATTATTTCCTGCTGTGCTACAGGCCTTTGGCTTATGGCTGAGGAAGTCAGACAGAGCTACAGCTCTGCAAGGAAACGTGCAGGCACCCCATGGGGGCAGAATGGCCTTCCCATACACACTGTGTGAACACTTGGCTGaggaaaatcagaaatcttTATGAGCTGGAAACAAAGGAATTGCTCTGGTGTGGCAGGTTTATGGGAATATAATGTGGTGATTATATGAGCTGTTTGCTGAGGTGCAGGCTGTACATTCTGGGGCACTATACATGGCTGGTGGGCACAGCCCAACCCCTGCACTCAGTGAAGACTGTCAGATCTCAAGAGGAATGTTTTATTGACAGAGACAGTCAGGCAGGCTTGTTTGTAGCTGACTGGAATAAATACATGTGCCCTCTATATATTTCTTGAACAAATCTGATCTACCACAAGGCGTGTTGCCACCTCTGCCACTCCCCACCCATGCCCAGGATCAGGGTCTGGTGCTGCTGTCCTTTTCTGTCCCATATCCTGttggctgctcctctcctgctgctgaacACAGACCAGGGTCCCACTCCCCTCTCCCATCGTTTGGTGCAGTGTGTGACTGTGAAACACAAAGAAACCTATTgctcttgtttttcagtttaaCACTGGTTTGCCGTTGAAGACGCTGGTCATTTGCTGGGGTCCCTATTGCCTCCTGTGCTCCTATGCAGCAGTGGAAAATGTGATGTTCATTCCCCCAAAATATCGCATGGTACGTCAGTGCCACCTCAGAACCCAAACAATGAGGTTCTCCTCACTCTCCTCTCTCTGTCTCTATGCAACAATGCCAATTTACTCACTACTGGGTTCACTTGTAAAAACATCTATTAAAAGTAGTCCTTCAGAGCATTCTGTTCATCTACTGTAAGTACAGTGATATAACAGGCATTGCATTACTGCTTTGATCAAGCAAAAACTTAGGAGGCCAGGGGTATCTTCCTTCAGCAGTTAGTTAGGAGTGTGTAACCTGTACTGTTCTGTGCCATGTAAGAGCTTTTTGTGTCCTGCCCAAAGTGAGctcagaattttcatttttaaagagacTGTTTGTCTCATTCATATTTCTAATACTTCTCTCTCCTCAAGGAAGTTGTAACTGATCACTCCTAAGGTTCTgctcctcctttttcccctttcttctaTGAGTCTTGGCTCCAAAGCCACTGCTGGGACTCAGTAATATCACATCAAACCTTTCAACTTCCATTCTgtgccccaaaatcagcccagtTTCAGGTCACCAAATGCATTACTGTATTCAGTATCCCACATTAAATGTGTTAGCAACATCAGCCTGTTTGTCCATCCAAAGGTGTCCATGGCACACCTTTCACTACTCCTGAGTGCTTGTATTCACTCTCAACTGAATTATCCCTGTTTCAGGCAATGCCAACCTAAATTCTGTCTCCTGGAAACTCTTAATTTCTTGAGTTGGACTTCTCACCAAAATTGCTTCTACTTCTCCCCTGTCTGGGTGTAGCAAGCTAATGCCATTGGAGACAGGTTCTTTTTGGTAGAGGGAAACTAAACATAGGCTTCTCAATGTGTTTTCCCAGTAATAAATACTGTGTCTCATGACAGATTCCTGCCCTTATTGCCAAGACTGCACCAACGGTGGATGCCTTTGTATATGCCCTGGGAAATGAGAACTACAGAGGAGGAATATGGCAGTTCCTCACAGGACAGAAGATTGAGAAAGCAGAGGTTGATAACAAAACTAAATAACCCATTATGGCATTAAACAAAATTACTGTGGGTACAtcactgaaagcaaaattcaAGAGAAAACTGTGTGCATTCTCTGATATGTATGTGCAAAGGTGGTTCCACATTGGAAAGGCTGTGCATTGGCTACAAACAATGAAGTATGAAAAGAAAGCCCTCCAGACAACTGTCCAAACCATCATGAGCTGCTTGTCAAACAAGCTGCCTTAAACCTGTGTCAATTGTCATCAGTCTCATTTTATATGTCACTGGGAATAAACTATGTGctggaaagcattttttttctcctgataaAAGCTAACATAAAAGCTCAGCAAATTAACTGAAGCAGGATTTTCATTTACCCAGTGAGGCCTCATCAGATCAATCTGTGCAGGTTGTCCATATGGTAATGTCTGGATTACTAGAAGATTAAACCAGTATCCAGTATTGACCATGTCTGTATAAATAGCTTGTTCATCTGAGCAATTCATTTTCAGTGCACCCAAAACAGGAGTTTCCAAATTTCCATCATGAATCTGACATCCTTGTTCCATAAAAACGTTTTAGGGAGCATGTTTCCCCAGTAAGGAATATTAACTTGGCTCCTATTCAAATGAGTTATTGCATGACATTCAGCTTTGTCACACACTAAATTGCATCAGattttgcagctgctgcttaGCAGGACAATCAAAAGCTTATAGTCCATCATAAAAAACATTCATCTTTTTGTTGAGCATTGAGCAAAAACTAAAGGGAGGTATGAGTCAGATTCTGTTCCAAAATGtcataagaataaaaattaacttcACGTCTCCCATTAAATTCCACTGTGTTCTACGTAAGAGAGCAATCACTGAATCAGTGATGATTAAAGAGTCTGAGCAATTAAAAAGTCACTTTCATAATTACCAGAATTCATATGTATTTTAAACTCTCAGAAAAGTCCACTTTAAACATTTGTATTTGCTCATGTTGCTCATATTGCCTATGGGATGAAAAACTGTCAGTTGATATTGCCTCTTATTACAAGATGTGTCTCAGAATTGCccatttgtaaaaaaatatgtGTATGATACAGATTAGGAGAGATTGTGTGTACAAGAAAAGCAAACCTAATTGATACTTACAGGGTTCATATGGTTCATTTCCAAGCACTGACAGTGAAAGGGTTTTTGAAACTAACCAAAGAAAAAGCTGATCCATCCTTTTGATGCCTTCCAGTATATTAAAAGGGAAATCAGTTGTTTATGAGATACAAAAGGGTAGATGGTCCAATCTTGCAAGCTAAATAATCCGTGGGTAGAAGGGATATTCCACTCATAGAGATAGGGAATAAATGTCATTTTGTCAGCAGTTAACCAGCAGGATCCCattcagagctgtgctttgaGACTTCATGAGGTTCAGCCTGGTCACAAACTACCTGACAGAGCACTGAATAATGCCATGACAAAATTATGCAGAAAATGACATCTAATGCTGACAGCTAAGACTTATGTCTTAGGTACACATAATATAAAGTGAGCAGATGACAAAATGTTTGCACTGATAAGTGCAAAATAATGTGTCTGGGCACAGAATTACCTTCAAGTATGTATCTACAGTGACAGGCTCTGAATGTGCAATTATCTCTTTCTCAGGAAGGAGGCCTGGGTAGGTCTTGCAATCACCAGCTCCATTGTCAGTGGGGTCACAGtgaaaaatcccagcagaaTGCTAAGGAACACTAAAAAAGGAGTAGGTAACAAAACAGGACACACAGTAACACCATTTGAAAACCATTTATTCAGACTTAGTGAACAGGGTGCATTGTTTGAATCACTCCAATTCAGAGAGGATAAACTAGAAAAGGGTCACAGAGATGATCAAACACAGGGAGAAGCTTGAACATGGGAGGAAATGAAGGAGAGTGTTGGCTCAGAAGAGGTGGCTGGTGAGGAGAACAGAGACAGCCTTATTGAAGCAGGGATACAGGGCATGAGAGATGGAATGATTGCTTGCTACCCCCAGTAGCAGAAGAATGATGGGACATACAGTAAAATGAGTTTGAGATGTGCATTTTCTGAAGTTCATGGTTTGAGGACTGTTTTTTGTGTCTGCCTACACGAACACATCATGGCTTACATAAAAAGACTGTAATAATCTAATAAATCTAAAGATATTTGGTTAGGGACTGAGTCCCTTTAGTTTAAAGGAAACATATAATAGAAACTCATCTCAGACTTTGGCTCTTAGTCCATTTGCAGATTGATTTTTTACTTGCTCTTACTACAAACTTTCTAATGTGAGAGTAGAAAGCAGCAGATCTGTTTCTTCATTCTGTTGGACAGCTACAAATCTAAACATGCCTCTGCTTGGGTTTATGCATTCTTTTCCATATTGTTTACTGAGCAGTAGTGATGGGTAAAGATGAATATGGCCCAGTGCACTGCTATAAGCTTGGGGCTAAGCAGAGGCAGTACAGTGCATTACAGTGAGATGAGAACAGCCTGCCCCACCCAAGGGGGAGAGATGCCTCACTTCAGATGGTTTCCTGTGCACTGTGTTTCTCCCATTGCTTCAGAAATCCCACCTAGTTTCACTCTGCACCTCTAAACCTAAAGATATACATAAAACCTGAGCTATTCCTCCTGTCATTTTTCTCCCCCCTAAATATCTTCAACAAATGCTTCTCAGCCAGTCAGGCCCATAGCTGTCCTAGCCTGAGGGCTCCTACATACAAGCTACAAAAGCTCCTGACTGagtgaagagaggaaaacaaagtatTTGAACTGTTCAAATTCTAATTTATAGGCTTGGCTGCTGACTTCCTGCCAAAGAGGGGAGGAATTCAGGTTGCTCATGGCTCATTTATTGGATTACGGATAGTTTTCCTctctccaaaaaaaaacaaaacaaaacaaaaaaatgaaataaaaaatagacaGGGAAATAAATATGAGAGTTTCCAGGGACTGGTCACCAAGATCTAGCAGTACCTGATAACTGGTCATTCTTCTGGCTGTGACAAGTTCTCACCACTGGTTTATCCACATTAAGAAGTGGCTGATGACCATCAACAATGCCCTAAACAAGTGTCCTGTGCTTCAGGAAAATGTCCAAAAGCAAACTGCAGTGCATCAAGAAGCCCAACACATACTTCCAGTTAGTTACACAGTTTTATCCTTATCACAGTCAGCTTTCACCACAATGTGCTGGCCCAGTGccccatggcactgctggctgtccAATGGGTATCTGTTACCACCCTGATAACACCTGTCACAACAAGGTGTTATCTTGAGTAGTTTAGGCTGAAGCATACAAAATCCCATCATGTTTTGCACTCTGGAGAGTCCCAGATGGACAGAAACAGGATTTACATTACCCTAACCAAAGTACAGGCACAGGGTTATACAGGGGATGCAAGACACACCTATACATGTGGCATTCCACCTATTCTCTAAAGCAAACtgcataagaaaaaaacaatagaGACTCAGTTTAAGCCAGTATAGCTAACATGAACATCAGTGATTAATACCTGCTTTGTCACTAAAGATGAGAGTGACTACAACAACTGTATCCACTGTTAAAAATAACTAACACCTCAGGTTATGTCCCATTAGCCACTGCCacagttaaaataattaaatgacaCCTCAGGTTATGTCTCATTAGCCACTGCAACCCTTTGTTGGGGAGATTTTGAACACAACCAAAACAGAAACGAAAGGTGAGCCTCTCCTTAGGCTTCAGTTACTTGATTCAGTATGCAACCACTCTTGGCACCCAGTGATGTGCAGCATTATATCCAACATCCCTT
The window above is part of the Catharus ustulatus isolate bCatUst1 chromosome 8, bCatUst1.pri.v2, whole genome shotgun sequence genome. Proteins encoded here:
- the RGR gene encoding RPE-retinal G protein-coupled receptor — protein: MVPAHPLPEGFTEIEVFAIGTALLVEALLGFCLNGLTIISFRKIKELRTPSNLLVLSIALADCGICINAFIAAFSSFLRYWPYGSDGCQLHGFHGFLTALASISSSAAVAWDRYHHYCTRSRLQWSTAASMMVFAWLFAAFWAVMPLLGWGEYDYEPLRTCCTLDYSKGDRNYVTFLFALSTFNFMIPGFIMLTAYQSIHQKFRKTGHFKFNTGLPLKTLVICWGPYCLLCSYAAVENVMFIPPKYRMIPALIAKTAPTVDAFVYALGNENYRGGIWQFLTGQKIEKAEVDNKTK